The genomic segment GGCAGGCACTCTCGACCGCCGTGGCTACACAAAGAGTTCTTCCCGTTGTCACCGCCGATTGCAAGCAACGGGCTATTTTGATATCTGCGTCGCCCATCGCCGCCGCCACCCCCCCCAGCCCCAGCAACTGAACCCCCTTTTTTTCTGCCAGGCGGCCGCATTTCAATATTTTTTCCAGACAGGAATTCCCGGGTTGGGCAGCCAGTTGCTGTGTGGTAAGACCAAGATAAATGAAATAACCCTCGATGCGGCCCCGTGATGAGAGGCCGCTGATGGCGGATATCCTGATCGGTGGGATGCGGGGAATGATTTTTTCCACCCAGGTTGCAGGTAAAGCACGAAGTATTTTTGATTTATCACGGGCATCTTCGATGTTCCGAGGATGCAAGATCTGGGCAAATCTGAAGACCGTCAAAAAAAACACCCGCCACATCCTAGATATTCGTTGTTTTTATTCTATTATGTGGCCCGCAGGTTTAGAAGTTAATTCAGTTCGACTATGCGGGGTTCGAGGTTGAGAATGCCCAACATATCATGGTATTCTTCGGGTGTGAGTTCCCTTTTGTTGCCGGAAAGACATATCAACAATGCCTCGATTACATTGGTACCAAATGATCTTCCCTCGAATTCCGGTGTAGTGGTAATCAGCCTTCTGGCTTTTCTTTCTTTTAGAAATTTAACATCATCCATCGTCACGGTATTGGTAATAATCGTTTTGCCGGGCAACTCCAGGGGCATGTTCCTTTTTATAAAATGGAAATCGCCGGCCACGATATCGACCTCCTCGAAATACTTGACAAAGCGAGGTTTATTTTCATCCTGGCTTTTGCCGGTCGGATAGATCAATTTGAACGGTAGCACACTCAATACGGGCAACAGGGTGCGGGCAGCCAGGGCAACCTGCTTCAGATTGTACATCGGTATGGGCAATTTCAAAGCAAAAGGAAAATCACCATAAATCATCCGGCAACCGGCCTCCTCCAATGACTGGGCCATCCCCAACCGATCCATTGCAGACATTAGCAACACCCTGGGATTATTTTTGAAAATATCCGTCTGGGCCGAAAGAAGTTTTATAACCCTGCGTTCCAGGGTATTCTTCAAGCCGGAACCGTCCACGATAGGCGTATGTTTTGCCGCCTCCACCACCTTGCGGGCATCCCTGATCTCGTAACGGCGATCGATGGCATGAAGATAGAGATCCATCCCCCCCAGTCCAAAAGCGTCTACTTTCCCATCATTTTCTTTTATGTAGGAGATCATCGCCTTCAGGTCACCGTTGGTAGCAATTCTTTCGACCTTGCATTCAATACCCATCGGTTTGATAATTACAGAGTGGTTTCTTGCTTCCGATCCCAAACTGATACCTACCACATGCTTCATGGTAATTCACTCCCCGGTTATATTTTTACAATCTGTTCCAACACTCTTTGCAGAACCCCGGTATCAATGTAACAGTCCTGTTCCAGAGGTGAAGGGCCAATTTCCATAAAAAAAACCTCATTATCAAGGAAAGCTTCCGCAACCCTGTTCCATCTTTCCGAAGAAAGCAAGATGACAAGATCGAAATTTTTTAACTGGGTGAGCAGGTTGACCACCGTATTGAAAAAATCCAGTGTCTGCCGGTCACGTACCAGTTCCCATCTTTCCTCGTTGGTCATGAGCCAGACAAACTCGACTCCCAGTTTGTAGGCCAGGTTCATGATTTCCTTCTTGTTGGCCACCGGAAAACCCAACAACGCAACCCTTTCTCCCCTGCGCAATTCACCCACCGTTTCAATTCTGGAGATAAAAGTTCTCTCCAGACCCATTCTGTCGGCCACCTCTTGCTGGGACAACCCCTGACTTCGTAAAGCCAGCAATTTATCGATGGTCCGGAAGATTTTCTTTCTATCGATGATCTTCGTCCCGATGCGAACGGTATTGTGAACCTCTTTCAGGCCATCCAAATGGGCCACCCCTTCCCCTGTGCACATTATTGTATACATTCAATATACCAGAATATATTTGTTATTTCAATGCAATCTGCAAAAAAAAAGGCACTTGCTACAAGTGCCTTCAACCATCTTCTGATAACATCAACATCAATTTTCTTCAAGAAGAATCTCGTGGTCAACCAACAGTATTTCTTTTATCCTTGCGTTGAGCTGTTTTTCCTCGCCGAACATGCCGGTTAAAATGATTCCCCCTTGATGGGGTTTGAGGTTACAGACATCTTCCATGATCAGTTCTTTTACTCCATCTTTGAACATGTACGCATCAGATTGACACATCTTCATCCCTCCTTGCATGATATATTATTGACAACCGAGCAGTTGTTTGAATATAAGTTCATAATCTGCTCGTGTAGCTGCTTTGTTGATCTCATTTTTGAAGCGCACTGCATTTTTTACATTCTTGATATAGTAATGGGCGTGTTTGCGCATCTCTATGGCCGCCCTGTCCTCGCCCTTGTAACCGGTTATCAGTTCCAGATGATATAACGCTTTTGCCAGACGTGCTTCCAGGGAAGGAGCGGGCGGCACAACCCCGCTGCAAAGAAAATCAAGGGCGCGGGCAAAGATCCACGGATTTCCCAGAGCGCCCCGGCCAATCATGACCCCATCGCAGCGGCAATGGTCCAACATTTTTTTTATGTCTTCCGGTGACACGATATCGCCGCTACCGATAACAGTGATGTCTACTTTTTCCTTGATTTCCTTTATTATATCCCAATCGGATTGTCCTCCGAAACCCTGCACCACCGTTCGTCCGTGTATACTGACAGCCTTGATGCCACATTCCCGGGCCAGCCGTGCAATTTCAGGCGCTGTGCAAGAATCGTCATCCCAGCCCTTTCTGATTTTTATGGTCACCGGGATACTGACCTTCTTCACCACCGCCTCCATGATCCGCGCTGCACCGTGGGGATCCCTTAGAAGCCAGCCCCCTTCTCTATTTTTCAAAATTTTTTTGGCCGGACATCCCATATTGATGTCAATGATATC from the Bacillota bacterium genome contains:
- a CDS encoding quinate 5-dehydrogenase; this encodes MKHVVGISLGSEARNHSVIIKPMGIECKVERIATNGDLKAMISYIKENDGKVDAFGLGGMDLYLHAIDRRYEIRDARKVVEAAKHTPIVDGSGLKNTLERRVIKLLSAQTDIFKNNPRVLLMSAMDRLGMAQSLEEAGCRMIYGDFPFALKLPIPMYNLKQVALAARTLLPVLSVLPFKLIYPTGKSQDENKPRFVKYFEEVDIVAGDFHFIKRNMPLELPGKTIITNTVTMDDVKFLKERKARRLITTTPEFEGRSFGTNVIEALLICLSGNKRELTPEEYHDMLGILNLEPRIVELN
- a CDS encoding transcriptional regulator, whose translation is MAHLDGLKEVHNTVRIGTKIIDRKKIFRTIDKLLALRSQGLSQQEVADRMGLERTFISRIETVGELRRGERVALLGFPVANKKEIMNLAYKLGVEFVWLMTNEERWELVRDRQTLDFFNTVVNLLTQLKNFDLVILLSSERWNRVAEAFLDNEVFFMEIGPSPLEQDCYIDTGVLQRVLEQIVKI
- a CDS encoding CooT family nickel-binding protein, whose amino-acid sequence is MCQSDAYMFKDGVKELIMEDVCNLKPHQGGIILTGMFGEEKQLNARIKEILLVDHEILLEEN
- the dusB gene encoding tRNA dihydrouridine synthase DusB; protein product: MIIGNFVSGNRLLLAPMAGITDHAFRRICREEGCGLVFSEMISAAGLLHFPRARLDSNASLLMADKPIAIQLFGRSPELLGRAAEMAEEVFHADIIDINMGCPAKKILKNREGGWLLRDPHGAARIMEAVVKKVSIPVTIKIRKGWDDDSCTAPEIARLARECGIKAVSIHGRTVVQGFGGQSDWDIIKEIKEKVDITVIGSGDIVSPEDIKKMLDHCRCDGVMIGRGALGNPWIFARALDFLCSGVVPPAPSLEARLAKALYHLELITGYKGEDRAAIEMRKHAHYYIKNVKNAVRFKNEINKAATRADYELIFKQLLGCQ